The Sulfurimonas hydrogeniphila genome includes a window with the following:
- a CDS encoding helix-turn-helix transcriptional regulator, translating into MNKTYQSDIAIHPGELLEEVLDEIHMGSFELSSRTNISKGTVDKIIEGVMGIDSKIASALEDVLVIPAHIWIGLDNEYQCVLSREHVIERGYFDEKK; encoded by the coding sequence TTGAACAAAACATATCAATCAGACATAGCCATTCATCCAGGAGAACTTCTTGAAGAGGTGCTGGATGAGATCCATATGGGTAGCTTTGAACTTTCATCTAGAACCAACATATCAAAGGGGACTGTAGATAAAATCATAGAAGGAGTAATGGGAATTGATTCGAAAATAGCTTCTGCCTTGGAGGATGTGTTGGTTATTCCTGCTCACATTTGGATAGGTTTGGACAATGAATATCAATGTGTATTGAGCAGAGAACATGTAATAGAGAGAGGATATTTTGATGAAAAAAAGTAA
- a CDS encoding DUF4258 domain-containing protein, whose amino-acid sequence MTTTNHILARMSQRGISKKLVDLVYEYGKAKGDKLILNKKNTQKVIREIDSMRKELLKIMDKGGVTIVFDNDALITAYNTNSYNRH is encoded by the coding sequence ATGACAACTACTAACCATATATTAGCTAGAATGTCTCAAAGAGGAATTTCTAAAAAGCTTGTAGATTTAGTTTATGAGTATGGAAAAGCAAAGGGTGACAAGCTTATTTTAAATAAGAAAAATACACAAAAAGTGATACGAGAGATTGATAGTATGAGAAAAGAGTTGCTAAAAATTATGGATAAGGGTGGAGTGACCATTGTTTTTGATAATGATGCTCTTATTACTGCATATAATACAAACAGCTACAATAGACATTAG
- a CDS encoding N-6 DNA methylase: MKNKNIFDILGTLNLAQEQAIELYYLLKAWKIISANDIKDDNLRYDTFFAQKVELKKLLKIFETLSKEHNLFKFYLNQNSNLLKIDSNVLVAIYNTVEDDTFKMNVNDTFCTQKVIHDYCVSHQVAELGVKLLNNNSENIYVPFTNGFSYVYQTDKKIYAENLIPQNAFIAELVKIIDHKNIEFQFNNPLESPAYIKPDAPHLLQQYESVLSFPPLGLRAKIDFSNDRFNRFKIHKGSNLDVAHFEHILAQCKGKAVVLLPVGFTYRSGTEGLFRKYLIEKNYLEAIVQLPPNIHSATSIETTFFVINKEKEDYEVLFINLKNEQFLKRDGRKIIFNNIDKIIDIYKNKEEINAISTIISIDEIEKNSYSLSIDRYVISQEAKEIQEILAFYKTIELQKIAEVRRSQLFKDEGEGKEVYEISPSDFAKAGFTTGGGKLKKIGSQYNKYQTYKLQAYDVLVSTKGTIGKVAIIGEINEPLLASQASQVIRVKDKQMAIELYMFFKSDIGQAMLKQLVAGTAMPQIATSEIKKMQIPILSKDEKKQVLLNFNNEIELYNEIEKINNSIRKIHSNFLGEK, from the coding sequence GTGAAAAACAAAAATATATTTGATATTCTAGGTACATTAAACTTAGCACAAGAACAGGCGATAGAACTCTATTATTTATTAAAAGCATGGAAAATTATATCGGCTAATGACATTAAAGACGATAATTTACGATATGATACATTTTTTGCTCAAAAGGTTGAGTTAAAAAAGCTGCTAAAGATATTTGAAACACTATCTAAAGAGCATAATCTATTTAAATTCTATCTAAATCAAAACAGTAATCTGTTAAAGATAGATAGCAATGTGTTGGTAGCGATATATAATACTGTAGAAGATGATACTTTTAAAATGAATGTTAATGATACTTTTTGTACTCAAAAAGTAATTCATGATTATTGTGTATCTCATCAGGTAGCGGAACTTGGTGTCAAACTGCTTAACAATAATAGCGAAAATATTTATGTGCCATTTACAAATGGATTTTCGTATGTATATCAAACAGATAAGAAAATATATGCAGAAAATCTAATCCCTCAAAACGCTTTTATTGCTGAACTTGTAAAGATAATCGATCATAAGAATATTGAGTTTCAATTCAACAATCCTTTAGAATCTCCCGCATATATCAAGCCTGATGCTCCACACCTTTTACAACAGTATGAATCAGTTCTCTCTTTTCCTCCGCTTGGATTAAGAGCTAAGATAGATTTTTCCAATGATAGGTTTAATCGTTTTAAGATACATAAAGGAAGCAATCTTGATGTTGCACACTTTGAACATATATTAGCACAATGTAAAGGAAAAGCTGTCGTTTTACTACCTGTTGGCTTTACATATAGAAGTGGCACAGAAGGGTTATTTAGAAAGTACCTTATAGAAAAAAATTATCTTGAGGCAATTGTACAGCTACCCCCAAATATACATAGTGCAACATCTATAGAAACAACATTTTTTGTAATAAATAAGGAAAAAGAAGATTATGAAGTACTATTTATCAATCTAAAAAATGAGCAGTTTTTAAAAAGAGACGGAAGAAAAATTATTTTTAATAATATTGATAAAATTATTGATATATATAAAAATAAAGAAGAGATAAATGCTATTTCAACAATCATCTCTATTGATGAAATAGAAAAAAACAGTTACTCTTTATCGATAGATAGATATGTAATCTCGCAAGAGGCTAAGGAAATACAAGAGATATTAGCATTTTATAAGACTATTGAGTTGCAAAAAATTGCAGAAGTAAGAAGATCACAACTCTTTAAAGACGAGGGCGAGGGTAAGGAAGTGTATGAAATTTCCCCATCAGACTTTGCGAAAGCAGGTTTTACAACAGGGGGTGGCAAATTAAAAAAGATAGGTAGTCAGTATAATAAATATCAAACATATAAGCTACAAGCCTATGATGTGCTTGTTAGTACGAAAGGTACCATTGGAAAGGTAGCAATTATTGGAGAGATAAATGAACCTTTACTCGCTTCACAAGCTTCACAAGTAATACGAGTCAAAGATAAACAAATGGCAATAGAGTTGTATATGTTTTTTAAATCTGACATTGGTCAAGCGATGTTGAAGCAACTTGTGGCAGGCACGGCAATGCCTCAAATTGCCACAAGTGAAATAAAAAAAATGCAAATACCGATATTGTCAAAAGATGAAAAAAAACAAGTTTTATTAAACTTTAATAATGAGATAGAATTGTATAATGAGATTGAGAAAATAAATAATAGTATAAGAAAAATACATAGCAACTTTTTAGGAGAAAAATAG
- a CDS encoding restriction endonuclease subunit S, translated as MSKLEKYPKYKDSGVEWLGEVPEHWEVKPTKRFHKNKKEINTKRNCDNVLSLTLRGVVNNNIDSPEGLVPKDYATYQIFEKDNLVFKLIDLENISTSRVGLVHEKGIMSSAYIRLKVGKNSLPRFAYYYFYNLYLNQVYNNLGSGVRSTLGPTDLLNILYIKPPKQEQTKIANYLDQKTAQIDKAISLKEQMIEKLQERRQILINDAVTKGLDPNVKMKDSGVEWLGKVPVDWEVKRLKYIFKIRKRIVGILGYDVLSITQKGIKIKDITSGEGQLSMDYSKYQLVYKNEFAMNHMDLLTGYVDISKYDGVISPDYRVFTLEHRSCSKEYFLYLLQMGYKNRIFYAYGQGVSMLGRWRFPSDNFYNFFMPIPPLKEQVEIIEYIKENTQKIDKAISLQQKQIEKLKEYKASLIDSVVTGKVRVV; from the coding sequence ATGAGTAAACTAGAGAAGTATCCGAAGTATAAGGATAGTGGGGTTGAGTGGCTTGGAGAAGTGCCTGAACATTGGGAAGTAAAGCCCACCAAAAGATTTCATAAAAACAAGAAGGAAATTAACACAAAACGAAACTGCGATAATGTTTTATCTTTAACATTGCGAGGGGTTGTAAATAATAATATTGATTCTCCCGAGGGCTTAGTTCCAAAAGACTATGCTACTTACCAAATATTTGAAAAAGATAATTTAGTTTTCAAATTAATTGATTTAGAGAATATATCAACAAGCCGTGTTGGATTAGTTCATGAAAAGGGAATAATGAGCTCTGCCTATATAAGATTAAAAGTAGGTAAGAATTCATTGCCGAGATTTGCATATTATTACTTTTATAATTTGTATTTAAATCAAGTATATAATAATTTAGGATCAGGGGTAAGATCAACTTTAGGTCCAACAGACTTGTTAAATATTCTATATATTAAACCACCAAAACAAGAACAAACCAAAATCGCCAACTACCTCGATCAAAAAACAGCCCAGATAGACAAAGCCATCTCTTTAAAAGAACAGATGATAGAGAAACTACAAGAGCGACGACAAATCCTCATCAACGATGCCGTCACCAAAGGACTTGACCCAAATGTCAAGATGAAAGATAGTGGGGTTGAGTGGTTGGGAAAAGTGCCTGTGGATTGGGAAGTTAAAAGGTTAAAATATATCTTTAAAATTAGGAAAAGAATAGTTGGAATATTAGGGTATGATGTTTTGTCCATTACGCAAAAAGGTATTAAAATTAAAGATATTACAAGCGGTGAGGGACAATTGTCTATGGACTACTCGAAATATCAACTTGTATATAAAAATGAATTTGCCATGAATCACATGGACTTATTAACAGGGTATGTAGATATATCAAAATATGATGGTGTAATTAGTCCTGATTATAGGGTTTTTACGCTAGAGCATAGAAGTTGCAGCAAAGAGTATTTTTTGTATTTATTGCAAATGGGATATAAAAATAGAATTTTTTATGCTTATGGACAAGGAGTATCCATGCTTGGAAGATGGAGATTTCCTTCTGATAATTTTTATAATTTCTTCATGCCTATTCCTCCCCTAAAAGAGCAAGTGGAGATTATAGAATATATAAAAGAAAATACTCAAAAAATTGATAAAGCTATTTCTCTTCAACAAAAACAGATAGAAAAACTCAAAGAGTATAAGGCTTCGTTGATAGATAGTGTGGTGACTGGGAAGGTGAGGGTAGTATGA
- a CDS encoding DUF262 domain-containing protein, protein MEDNQIEIEEDIVKSETDGYITDPFSTKDIKISNAVISLSSLINRLKYSEVDLNPDFQRHANLWSPTNMSRLIESILLKLPLPIFYFDVSDPDRWIVVDGLQRLSTIKKFVVDKKLKLKNLEFLKELDGKSYDDLERNLKRIIDETQIVTYQIEAQTPKKVRYSIFNRINTGGLSLNAQEIRQALNQKGNGITFLGECSEEEVFKRVVSVPSKRMLDRELILRFVAFKLTSSASENFPFSNMGEFLDDSMEKLDSIDEGRLTELRESLLATLEFSEKVLGENHHFSRAIADDRRTNTLNRSLFDVITVCFSEISDKTIFWNQKKIFKDKLITLMKDEQSEFFKSITEGTSSKGAIETRFRIMNQLIKEVIDED, encoded by the coding sequence ATGGAAGATAATCAAATAGAGATAGAAGAGGATATTGTCAAATCAGAAACCGATGGATATATTACCGATCCTTTCTCTACCAAAGATATTAAGATTTCAAATGCAGTGATTTCTCTTTCTAGTCTTATTAATCGCCTTAAGTATAGTGAAGTGGATCTAAATCCTGACTTTCAGAGACATGCTAATCTGTGGAGCCCTACCAATATGTCACGGCTCATTGAGTCTATTTTGCTCAAATTACCTTTGCCTATTTTCTATTTTGATGTGAGTGATCCTGATAGGTGGATTGTAGTAGATGGACTGCAACGGCTATCTACCATTAAAAAGTTCGTTGTTGATAAGAAGTTAAAATTAAAAAATCTTGAGTTTCTTAAAGAACTTGATGGTAAATCTTATGATGATTTGGAGAGAAATCTGAAGCGTATTATTGATGAAACACAAATAGTGACTTATCAGATAGAGGCTCAAACTCCCAAAAAAGTAAGATATTCTATTTTTAATCGTATCAACACAGGAGGCTTATCTCTCAATGCCCAAGAGATACGACAAGCTCTCAATCAAAAGGGAAATGGAATTACATTTTTAGGAGAGTGCTCCGAGGAGGAGGTCTTTAAGAGGGTAGTGAGTGTTCCTTCCAAGCGCATGCTTGACAGAGAATTGATTTTAAGATTTGTTGCGTTTAAATTGACCTCTAGTGCCTCTGAAAATTTTCCATTTAGTAATATGGGTGAATTTTTGGATGATTCGATGGAGAAACTTGATAGTATCGATGAGGGGAGACTAACAGAGCTTCGTGAAAGCCTTTTGGCAACACTAGAGTTTTCAGAAAAAGTATTGGGTGAAAATCATCACTTTAGTCGTGCTATTGCGGATGATAGAAGAACCAATACATTAAACAGATCACTTTTTGATGTCATTACGGTTTGTTTTAGTGAGATATCGGATAAAACTATCTTTTGGAACCAAAAAAAGATTTTTAAAGATAAACTAATCACTCTCATGAAAGATGAGCAGAGTGAGTTTTTTAAATCTATCACAGAGGGAACAAGTAGCAAAGGTGCTATAGAGACTAGATTTAGAATCATGAATCAATTGATAAAAGAGGTGATAGATGAAGATTGA
- a CDS encoding type I restriction-modification system subunit M yields MNQAAHNKLVSFIWSIADDCLRDVYVRGKYRDVILPMVVLRRLDALLEPTKEAVLEEVKFQREEVGLTEYEVGGLRDASGYLFYNTSPWTLKRLYDTATNSQQMLEANFSEYLEGFSPNVKEIIEKFKLRSQIKHMADKNVLLEVLEKFTSPTINLTNHEVLDPEGRKLPALTNLGMGYVFEELIRKFNEENNEEAGEHFTPREVIELMTHIVFIPVKDQLPPVMKIYDPACGSGGMLTESEKFIKDEAGEIRASGDVYLYGKEINDETYAICKSDMMIKGDNPENIRNGSTLSTDEFRGEQFDFMLSNPPYGKSWASELKNIKDGKEIIDPRFVVRLKDYWADEAEADATPRSSDGQLLFLMEMVSKMKSLSQSPLGSRIASVHNGSSLFTGDAGGGESNIRRYIIENDMLEAIIQLPNNLFYNTGITTYIWILSNNKEAKRKGKVQLIDAGQLYKKLRKNLGDKNCEFTPEHIEQIVNTYREFAEIERECDSCIASKVFDNEDFGYYKVNIERPKRLKAQFTRERRETLRYDKGLQEPMEWAYSEYGDVLYEDVKPYEKEILEWCEKQELNLKTKQKNALVSQNLWSKHKNLLEVATLLSVEIGDKEYDDFNLFKKEVDKVLKDQKIKLSASEKNIILSAVSWYDERAHKVIKKIHKLSGDKLEEKLEHLGCKEEDLADFGLYATDKVGEYIEYESEGDLRDSENIPLSDDIHGYFLREVKPHVKEAWINLDSVKIGYEISFNKYFYKHKPLRSIEDVTADILELEKQSEGLIKEILGLGDE; encoded by the coding sequence GTGAATCAAGCAGCACACAATAAATTGGTATCTTTTATATGGAGTATCGCAGACGATTGTTTGCGAGATGTATATGTCCGAGGAAAATATAGAGATGTAATCTTGCCTATGGTGGTGCTTAGACGGCTTGATGCACTGCTTGAACCTACTAAAGAGGCAGTACTTGAAGAAGTTAAGTTTCAAAGAGAAGAGGTAGGACTGACTGAGTATGAGGTGGGTGGACTTAGAGATGCTAGTGGCTATCTCTTTTACAACACTTCCCCTTGGACACTTAAAAGACTTTATGATACTGCTACCAATTCTCAGCAGATGTTAGAGGCTAATTTTAGTGAGTATCTTGAGGGTTTTAGCCCTAATGTGAAAGAGATTATAGAGAAGTTCAAGCTTCGCTCTCAGATAAAGCATATGGCAGATAAAAATGTTCTTTTGGAAGTGTTGGAGAAATTTACCTCCCCTACTATTAACCTCACCAACCATGAAGTGCTAGACCCAGAGGGGCGAAAGCTTCCTGCCTTGACTAATTTGGGGATGGGATATGTTTTTGAGGAATTGATCCGCAAGTTTAATGAGGAGAACAACGAAGAGGCGGGAGAGCATTTCACGCCTAGAGAAGTGATAGAATTGATGACACATATTGTCTTTATTCCTGTCAAAGATCAGTTGCCACCGGTTATGAAAATATACGATCCTGCCTGTGGTAGTGGAGGGATGCTTACTGAGTCGGAGAAGTTCATCAAAGATGAAGCAGGAGAGATACGAGCCAGTGGAGATGTCTATCTCTATGGTAAAGAGATCAATGATGAGACTTATGCTATCTGTAAATCAGACATGATGATAAAAGGGGATAACCCAGAAAATATTCGTAACGGTTCAACCCTCTCTACTGATGAGTTTAGAGGAGAGCAGTTTGACTTTATGCTCTCCAATCCTCCTTATGGTAAGTCCTGGGCGAGTGAACTCAAAAATATCAAAGATGGTAAAGAGATCATCGATCCCCGTTTTGTGGTGAGGCTTAAGGACTACTGGGCAGATGAAGCTGAAGCAGATGCTACACCACGAAGCTCAGATGGGCAGCTGCTTTTTCTCATGGAGATGGTAAGCAAGATGAAGTCACTCTCTCAAAGTCCTCTTGGGAGTCGTATAGCTTCTGTGCACAACGGAAGTAGCCTCTTTACAGGTGATGCCGGTGGTGGAGAAAGCAACATCCGTCGATATATCATCGAGAATGATATGCTTGAAGCCATCATCCAGTTACCCAATAACCTCTTTTACAATACCGGTATCACTACCTATATTTGGATACTCAGTAATAACAAAGAAGCCAAAAGAAAAGGCAAAGTGCAACTCATCGATGCAGGGCAGCTCTATAAAAAACTTCGTAAAAATCTGGGAGATAAGAACTGTGAGTTTACTCCGGAGCATATAGAACAGATAGTTAACACATATAGAGAGTTTGCCGAGATAGAGCGAGAGTGCGATAGCTGTATTGCCAGCAAGGTATTTGACAATGAAGATTTTGGCTATTACAAGGTAAATATCGAAAGACCAAAAAGACTTAAAGCACAATTCACTCGTGAGCGCAGAGAGACTTTGCGGTATGATAAAGGGCTACAAGAGCCTATGGAGTGGGCATATAGTGAGTATGGGGATGTGTTGTATGAAGATGTAAAACCATATGAAAAAGAGATACTGGAGTGGTGCGAAAAGCAAGAACTAAACCTCAAAACCAAACAGAAAAATGCACTCGTTAGCCAAAATCTCTGGAGTAAACATAAAAACCTTTTAGAAGTAGCTACACTACTCTCTGTTGAGATAGGGGACAAAGAGTATGATGATTTCAACCTCTTCAAAAAAGAGGTAGATAAGGTACTCAAAGACCAAAAGATAAAACTCTCCGCAAGTGAGAAAAATATCATCCTCTCTGCTGTGAGCTGGTATGATGAGCGTGCTCACAAGGTTATCAAAAAGATACATAAACTCTCTGGCGATAAGCTAGAGGAGAAACTGGAGCATTTGGGATGCAAAGAGGAAGATTTGGCAGACTTTGGACTCTATGCTACCGATAAAGTAGGAGAGTATATAGAGTATGAGAGCGAGGGTGACTTGAGAGATAGTGAAAATATCCCTCTCTCAGACGATATTCACGGCTATTTCCTCAGAGAGGTCAAACCACATGTAAAGGAAGCGTGGATAAACCTAGATAGTGTCAAGATAGGCTATGAGATAAGTTTTAACAAGTACTTTTATAAGCATAAACCACTACGAAGTATCGAAGATGTAACGGCAGATATACTTGAGCTTGAAAAGCAAAGTGAAGGGCTTATCAAAGAGATATTGGGGCTTGGTGATGAGTAA
- a CDS encoding AAA family ATPase, which produces MKIDNVKIQNFKSLKNVDIELANITLLTGVNSCGKSSFIQTLLLLKQNENRINIVKNPIVNIKGDYLDLGNKRDILFQEAFDENISIEISSKERTGSFVFNNQDLKMITDFPLLGLEESFNLFNDDFQYISTDRIAPSITYGLSDENIEKNLIGIRGEYTAHYLAKNKHKKIPIEALKHPDSKTEQLLENISLWLGDISDGIEVKAKVYEELQNVNLTYSYAYGDTTTNDFTPLNIGFGVTYALPIIVAVLKAKPGDLLIVENPESHLHPAGQAKIAELCAVASTNGVQILVETHSDHFLNGLRVATKKKFIKSEQSQIYYFRKEKNSLETIVDNLRIDENGRINQEWPKGFFDEWDNRLDELLW; this is translated from the coding sequence ATGAAGATTGATAACGTAAAAATCCAAAATTTTAAAAGCTTAAAAAATGTAGATATAGAACTTGCAAATATAACGCTTTTGACAGGGGTAAATAGTTGTGGTAAATCATCATTTATCCAAACATTACTTTTGTTAAAGCAGAATGAAAATAGAATAAACATAGTAAAAAATCCTATTGTAAATATTAAGGGTGATTATTTAGATCTTGGTAATAAAAGAGATATCTTATTTCAAGAAGCCTTTGATGAAAATATATCTATAGAGATAAGTTCAAAAGAGAGAACGGGTAGTTTTGTTTTTAATAATCAAGACTTAAAGATGATAACAGATTTTCCATTGCTTGGATTGGAGGAGAGCTTTAACTTATTTAATGATGATTTTCAATATATCTCTACAGATCGCATTGCTCCAAGTATTACATACGGACTCTCTGATGAAAATATCGAAAAAAATCTTATAGGGATACGAGGAGAATATACTGCACATTATCTTGCTAAAAACAAACATAAAAAAATTCCAATAGAGGCATTAAAACATCCTGATAGCAAAACAGAACAATTGCTTGAAAATATTTCTTTATGGCTAGGAGATATTAGTGATGGCATTGAGGTAAAAGCAAAGGTTTATGAAGAGCTTCAGAATGTCAATTTAACCTATAGTTATGCGTATGGAGATACGACTACCAATGATTTTACTCCACTCAATATTGGTTTTGGTGTGACTTATGCATTACCAATCATTGTAGCAGTTCTAAAAGCAAAACCAGGGGATTTACTTATTGTTGAAAATCCGGAGTCTCACCTTCATCCGGCAGGACAAGCAAAGATAGCAGAGTTGTGCGCTGTTGCTTCAACAAATGGTGTACAGATACTTGTGGAAACTCATAGTGATCATTTTCTTAATGGTTTGAGAGTTGCAACAAAAAAGAAATTTATTAAATCCGAACAATCACAAATTTATTACTTTAGAAAAGAAAAAAATTCCCTAGAAACTATTGTAGATAATTTGAGAATAGATGAAAATGGAAGAATTAATCAAGAGTGGCCCAAAGGCTTTTTTGATGAGTGGGATAATAGGTTAGATGAACTGTTATGGTAG